In the genome of Nitrosopumilus sp., one region contains:
- a CDS encoding V-type ATP synthase subunit E family protein yields the protein MASNSALESTIDKILKNTEQDILANIKSGLEESQQNLDNAIPRLESEYDKIISDGKKEADKIEKQITGSSDIEARNQQLMILEEAVDKVFSTALDQIANADRSGDYSNFIKTLIEEATKILGTSEIIISTNAKDRDIVQSTLSQFTGAELSPETIDCLGGIKVKSKDGAMTFDNTIDARIERMKPLIRKDIAAKFGVGN from the coding sequence TTGGCATCTAATTCGGCATTAGAAAGTACAATTGACAAAATTTTGAAAAATACCGAACAAGACATTTTGGCAAATATTAAATCTGGATTAGAAGAATCTCAACAAAATCTAGACAATGCTATTCCTAGATTAGAGAGTGAATATGATAAAATTATCTCTGATGGCAAAAAAGAGGCAGATAAGATTGAAAAACAAATTACGGGAAGTTCTGACATTGAGGCCAGAAACCAACAACTGATGATATTAGAAGAAGCAGTAGATAAGGTATTTTCAACAGCATTAGACCAAATTGCAAATGCTGATCGTAGTGGTGATTATTCCAATTTCATTAAGACTTTGATCGAAGAAGCAACCAAAATTTTGGGCACTTCAGAAATTATCATTTCAACAAATGCAAAGGACAGAGATATTGTCCAATCAACCCTATCTCAATTTACAGGAGCAGAACTATCTCCTGAGACAATTGATTGTCTTGGAGGAATTAAAGTAAAATCCAAAGATGGTGCAATGACATTTGATAATACAATCGATGCAAGAATTGAACGTATGAAGCCTTTAATAAGGAAAGATATTGCAGCAAAATTCGGAGTGGGAAATTAG
- a CDS encoding V-type ATP synthase subunit A, whose translation MAAQGRIVWVSGPAVKADGMSDAKMYETVTVGNSKLVGEVIRLTGDVAFIQVYESTSGLKPGEPVVGTGNPLSVLLGPGIIGQLYDGIQRPLRELSKASGSFIGRGITTSAVDMTKKYHFVPTVNNGDDVAAGNIIGTVQETDLIEHSIMLPPDHAGGKISNIVSEGDYDLETILATTEKDGQSIPVKMYHRWPVRKPRPYHKRYDPTVPLLTGQRVIDTFFPIAKGGTGSIPGAFGTGKTVTLHQIAKWADSQVVVYIGCGERGNEMTEVLVEFPHLKDPRSGKPLMDRTVLVANTSNMPVAAREASIYTGVTIAEYYRDMGKDVVLVADSTSRWAESLREMSGRLEEMPAEEGYPSYLASRLAEFYERAGRVQAAGSPERDGSVTLIGAVSPSGGDFTEPVTTHTMRFIKTFWALDAKLAYSRHYPSINWMNSYSGYLADIAKWWSENISEDWFNIRSETYGVLQREDTLKEIVRLLGPEALPDEEKLILEVARMVKIALLQQNSFDDVDTYCSPEKQFKLMKLCVDFYNKGQQALKEGAALSDIRELGVVSSLLKARMDVKDDEMPKLDQLDKDMQEQFKSISGVKVSN comes from the coding sequence ATGGCAGCTCAAGGTAGAATTGTTTGGGTAAGTGGCCCAGCTGTAAAAGCAGACGGAATGTCTGACGCAAAAATGTATGAAACTGTTACTGTAGGAAATTCAAAATTAGTAGGTGAAGTAATTAGATTAACTGGCGATGTGGCCTTTATTCAGGTATACGAATCAACAAGTGGTCTTAAACCAGGTGAGCCTGTAGTAGGTACTGGTAACCCACTAAGTGTATTATTAGGTCCTGGAATTATAGGACAACTTTATGATGGAATTCAAAGACCGCTAAGAGAATTATCTAAAGCATCTGGTTCCTTCATTGGAAGAGGTATCACAACATCTGCTGTTGATATGACAAAAAAATACCACTTTGTTCCAACTGTAAATAATGGTGACGATGTTGCTGCAGGAAATATTATCGGAACTGTACAAGAGACTGATCTTATTGAACATTCTATTATGCTTCCACCAGATCATGCAGGCGGAAAAATTTCAAACATTGTATCTGAAGGAGATTATGATTTAGAAACTATACTAGCTACAACTGAAAAAGACGGACAATCTATTCCAGTCAAAATGTATCATAGATGGCCTGTACGAAAACCACGTCCATATCATAAGAGATACGATCCTACTGTACCACTCTTAACCGGACAACGTGTTATTGACACATTCTTCCCTATTGCAAAAGGAGGAACCGGTTCAATTCCTGGAGCATTTGGAACAGGAAAAACTGTAACATTACACCAAATTGCAAAATGGGCTGATTCTCAAGTTGTTGTTTACATTGGTTGTGGTGAAAGAGGAAATGAAATGACTGAAGTATTAGTTGAATTCCCACATCTTAAAGATCCACGTAGTGGAAAACCTTTGATGGATAGAACTGTCCTTGTAGCAAACACTAGTAACATGCCAGTAGCAGCAAGGGAAGCAAGTATCTACACTGGTGTCACAATTGCAGAATATTACAGAGATATGGGTAAAGACGTTGTACTTGTAGCAGATTCAACAAGTAGATGGGCTGAATCACTCAGAGAAATGAGTGGTAGATTAGAAGAGATGCCTGCAGAAGAAGGATATCCATCATATTTAGCATCAAGATTAGCAGAATTTTATGAAAGAGCAGGTCGTGTTCAAGCAGCTGGTAGTCCAGAACGTGATGGTTCAGTTACATTGATTGGTGCTGTATCTCCATCTGGTGGTGACTTTACAGAACCAGTTACAACTCACACAATGAGATTTATCAAAACTTTTTGGGCTTTGGATGCAAAACTTGCATACTCTAGACACTATCCATCCATTAACTGGATGAATAGTTATTCTGGTTATCTTGCAGACATTGCAAAATGGTGGAGTGAGAACATCAGTGAAGATTGGTTTAACATTAGAAGTGAAACCTATGGTGTCTTACAAAGAGAGGATACACTAAAAGAAATTGTTAGACTCTTAGGTCCAGAAGCATTACCTGATGAAGAAAAATTAATTCTTGAAGTTGCAAGAATGGTAAAGATTGCTTTGCTACAACAAAACTCATTTGATGATGTTGATACTTATTGTAGTCCCGAAAAACAATTCAAACTAATGAAATTATGTGTTGACTTTTACAACAAAGGACAACAAGCACTCAAAGAAGGTGCAGCACTCTCTGACATCCGTGAATTAGGTGTAGTAAGCAGTTTACTTAAAGCAAGAATGGATGTTAAAGATGATGAGATGCCAAAACTTGATCAATTAGATAAAGATATGCAAGAACAATTCAAATCAATTTCAGGAGTGAAAGTATCAAATTGA
- a CDS encoding V-type ATPase 116kDa subunit family protein: MGTADLKLGTVILPRSESPKAISRLTEFEWYHKIDSANDLVTPEIDDLLLKAQQTYQSIDDVIKGMGIPLEVGIMEILFKGTVIKKKDYEINEIEDMVEQLSKDAPTIIEKPAKLLEEAATARVSIEEYNSLKDTLEVIKKMKMDISGFGLMRHFFTNLFVINSEDYDEISRSLEGITIYKYDLDNKEKSAILVISDSKDSEKVLKVLRSFNSNTFKIPEGFPQIPSEAYALAESKIKELTAKQATIKKELAGITKKIRRDILSLHEKAQVAKDVLETLRKPGGTKNFAVIQGFIPTKMASKFTESTKQWMSVVEDITDPKLKEEIPTLFDNKRFVRTFEVITKSQGIPKAGEPDPTPMIALMWPIFYGLMFADMGHGLLLMALGLLFKFKGQGELSKWGMLIAISGASAAIAGVAAGEAFGFHLDHMGPFEGLLEEGGALHSVSWIVGILSVAELTFEQVINILKVSLFIGIVHLVWAMVLRVIRLLKEGHKMVVFTEAIPNITLYGGIVVIMMCAIGSQYDVMNMYSKVHTEAVPWVTMFLGDWAQVWIVTRISVIIVIASMVIMMVGGVMHAKKHPEDGADPASVIMEVLLGKTVESLAHTISYARLGIMLLVHAALLMTVNNAFTSLGGSESGGAMAMIIGGNLGIMMIEGLIVYIQSLRLHLYEFFTKWYVGGAQPFRQIRPELIYNQFIWKRK, encoded by the coding sequence TTGGGAACAGCCGATCTAAAACTTGGAACCGTAATTTTACCAAGAAGTGAGTCTCCAAAAGCAATTTCAAGATTGACAGAGTTTGAGTGGTATCACAAAATTGATTCTGCAAATGACCTTGTAACGCCTGAAATCGATGATTTGTTACTAAAGGCACAGCAAACTTACCAATCCATTGATGATGTTATCAAAGGAATGGGCATCCCCTTAGAAGTAGGGATTATGGAGATTTTATTCAAAGGAACTGTAATCAAGAAAAAAGATTATGAGATTAATGAAATTGAAGATATGGTTGAGCAACTTAGTAAAGATGCTCCAACTATAATTGAAAAGCCTGCAAAACTCCTAGAAGAAGCAGCAACAGCTAGAGTGTCCATTGAAGAATACAATTCTCTCAAAGACACTTTGGAAGTAATAAAAAAGATGAAGATGGATATTTCTGGATTTGGTTTAATGAGACACTTTTTTACAAATCTCTTTGTTATCAATTCTGAAGATTATGATGAGATTAGTCGCTCTCTAGAAGGAATTACAATTTACAAATATGACTTGGATAATAAAGAGAAATCCGCAATTCTAGTAATTTCTGATTCCAAAGATTCTGAAAAAGTTCTCAAGGTTTTACGTAGTTTCAACTCTAATACTTTTAAAATCCCAGAAGGGTTTCCTCAAATTCCTAGTGAGGCATATGCACTCGCAGAATCTAAAATTAAAGAATTAACTGCAAAACAAGCTACAATCAAAAAAGAATTAGCAGGGATTACAAAGAAAATCAGACGAGATATTTTATCACTACATGAAAAAGCACAAGTCGCAAAAGATGTTCTTGAGACTTTGAGAAAACCAGGAGGAACCAAAAACTTTGCAGTAATTCAAGGTTTTATTCCAACAAAGATGGCTTCAAAATTTACGGAATCAACAAAGCAATGGATGTCAGTTGTTGAAGATATTACTGATCCTAAACTTAAAGAAGAGATACCAACCTTATTTGACAATAAACGATTTGTAAGAACTTTTGAAGTAATCACAAAGAGTCAAGGAATACCAAAGGCTGGAGAACCAGATCCAACTCCAATGATTGCTCTAATGTGGCCAATCTTCTACGGATTGATGTTTGCAGATATGGGCCATGGTTTGTTACTCATGGCATTAGGTTTGCTCTTCAAATTCAAAGGACAAGGAGAACTATCAAAGTGGGGAATGCTCATAGCAATTTCTGGTGCATCAGCTGCAATTGCGGGTGTGGCGGCAGGTGAAGCATTTGGTTTCCATCTTGATCATATGGGTCCATTTGAAGGATTACTTGAAGAAGGCGGTGCCTTACATTCAGTTAGTTGGATTGTAGGAATACTCAGTGTTGCTGAATTAACATTTGAACAAGTAATCAACATTCTCAAAGTTTCATTATTCATTGGAATTGTTCATTTGGTTTGGGCAATGGTTCTTCGTGTAATTAGATTGTTAAAGGAAGGACACAAAATGGTAGTCTTTACTGAAGCAATTCCAAACATTACACTCTATGGAGGAATTGTGGTTATCATGATGTGTGCAATTGGTTCACAGTATGATGTAATGAATATGTATTCAAAAGTCCATACAGAAGCTGTTCCTTGGGTAACAATGTTCCTTGGAGATTGGGCACAAGTTTGGATTGTTACAAGAATTTCAGTAATTATTGTAATTGCATCAATGGTTATTATGATGGTTGGAGGTGTAATGCATGCAAAGAAACATCCTGAAGATGGAGCAGATCCTGCAAGTGTCATTATGGAAGTTCTTCTAGGTAAAACGGTAGAGAGTTTAGCTCATACAATCAGTTATGCTCGACTTGGAATTATGTTACTCGTGCATGCAGCTCTGCTTATGACGGTAAACAATGCATTTACATCATTAGGAGGTTCTGAATCTGGTGGTGCAATGGCAATGATCATTGGCGGAAACTTGGGTATTATGATGATTGAAGGGTTAATTGTATACATTCAGTCTCTCAGATTGCACTTGTATGAATTCTTTACAAAATGGTATGTTGGTGGAGCACAGCCATTTAGACAAATTAGACCAGAATTGATTTACAACCAATTCATTTGGAAAAGAAAATAA